From a single Nicotiana tomentosiformis chromosome 2, ASM39032v3, whole genome shotgun sequence genomic region:
- the LOC138905004 gene encoding uncharacterized protein, translated as MVRTRTGRTDDQAPEPSARAAGGRDQGRGRPRGAARAPARAASEEPQAAPVGGLAPDFPIATPALQETLAQFMSMFSTLAQARLFSIAPATSQAEGGARTPATRTPEQRVQVDQALEYIPFPPVAPNRHETRVAASKAEQLRLERYKKYHPPTFSGPTSDDALGFLEECNRILGTMGIVETSGVSFIAFQLRGAAYQWWHAYELSSSDEAASLTWTQFSEMFLCEYVP; from the coding sequence atggtgaggacccgtaccgggaggaccgacgatcaggcacccgagccctctGCTAGAGCCGCCGGAGGCCGGGAtcagggtagaggacgaccacgcggtgcagcccgagcacctgcgagagctgcgtcagaagAGCCCCAagcagctccagttggagggtTAGCACCGGAtttccctattgctactccagccctccaggagactttagctcagttcatgagcatgttcagcactctggctcaggctagactattttcgatagctcccgctacatctcaggccgagggaggggCACGAACTCCCGCAACccgtactcctgagcagagggtccaggttgatcaggccctagagtATATTCCTTTTCCCCCGGTGGCTCCGAATCGGCATGAgaccagggtagctgcttctaaggcagagcagctcagacttgagaggtacaagaagtaccacccacctactttcagcggaccaacttcagatgatgctctgggttttcttgaggagtgtaaTCGTATTCTcggcactatgggcattgtggagacgagtggggtttctttcatcgctttccagctgaggggagcggcatatcagtggtggcatgcctatGAGCTTAGTAGttcggacgaggcagcctcactcacttggacacagttttcagagatgtttttgtGTGAGTATGTTCCTTAg